A genomic window from Sulfurimonas paralvinellae includes:
- the trxC gene encoding thioredoxin TrxC codes for MRVVCPHCLAVNNVPKKDSYKKANCGKCKQSLLDTKPMELNERNFDEVIANSDIPVIVDFWAPWCGPCKMMAPNFERAAESFPLKARFAKVNTENEQNLGARFGIRSIPTIIVFKDGREVDRVSGALDVNALSSLASRYAV; via the coding sequence ATGAGAGTTGTATGTCCTCACTGTTTGGCGGTCAATAATGTACCAAAAAAAGATTCTTATAAAAAAGCCAACTGTGGTAAATGTAAACAATCACTTTTAGATACAAAACCTATGGAACTGAATGAAAGAAATTTCGATGAAGTTATCGCTAACAGTGATATTCCTGTTATAGTTGATTTTTGGGCACCTTGGTGCGGTCCGTGTAAAATGATGGCGCCGAATTTTGAACGTGCTGCAGAGAGTTTTCCGCTCAAAGCAAGATTTGCAAAAGTAAACACTGAAAATGAGCAAAATCTCGGAGCACGTTTTGGTATTCGCTCCATCCCGACTATCATCGTCTTTAAAGATGGACGTGAAGTAGACAGAGTCAGCGGTGCACTCGATGTCAATGCACTCAGCTCACTTGCCTCACGCTACGCTGTTTAA
- a CDS encoding pyrimidine/purine nucleoside phosphorylase translates to MSKFENVTVLKEANIYYDGKVTSRTVEFSDGSIKSLGIMLPGEYTFNTADKEIMEMMSGELDIKLPGEEWKTLHTPETFEVPANTSFDLKIKTVTDYCCSYVK, encoded by the coding sequence ATGTCAAAATTTGAAAATGTAACAGTGCTAAAAGAGGCAAATATCTATTATGATGGTAAAGTAACAAGCAGAACGGTTGAGTTTAGTGACGGGAGTATTAAATCTTTGGGAATTATGCTTCCGGGTGAATATACTTTTAATACTGCTGATAAAGAGATAATGGAGATGATGAGCGGTGAGCTTGATATAAAACTTCCAGGCGAGGAGTGGAAGACTCTTCACACTCCTGAAACATTTGAAGTGCCTGCTAACACTTCGTTTGATCTTAAGATAAAGACGGTTACAGACTACTGCTGCTCCTATGTTAAATAG
- the fliW gene encoding flagellar assembly protein FliW: MSYEVKGEILGFQDTKKVDIKEIDTLFSTMIDEANENISFTLANPFVLRDYTIDIPLDAKDLLEIDENSQIGVYNILIIQKPLEKSTINFLAPIIINLDKKLLTQVILDPKKHPDYGMAETIESFK; encoded by the coding sequence ATGAGTTATGAAGTAAAAGGCGAGATATTAGGTTTTCAAGATACAAAAAAAGTAGATATTAAAGAGATAGATACACTCTTTTCAACAATGATAGATGAAGCAAATGAAAATATCTCTTTTACATTGGCAAACCCTTTTGTCCTCAGAGATTACACGATTGACATTCCATTGGATGCCAAAGATCTTTTAGAGATCGATGAAAATTCACAAATTGGTGTTTATAATATTCTCATTATCCAAAAACCTTTGGAAAAATCAACGATAAACTTTCTCGCTCCCATCATTATAAATCTCGATAAAAAGCTTCTCACACAGGTTATACTCGACCCGAAAAAACATCCTGATTATGGAATGGCTGAAACAATAGAATCGTTTAAATAA